The following proteins come from a genomic window of Aquimarina sp. MAR_2010_214:
- a CDS encoding MmcQ/YjbR family DNA-binding protein: protein MNIEEYREYCISKKGVTESFPFGKLPDVLVFKVLGKMFTATDIASFKAISVKCDPDDVDTLRKTYTAVAPPSYMSKKHWNKILMDHSIPDTLIKQWIDDSYNLVIKKLPVRDRDKLKE, encoded by the coding sequence ATGAATATTGAAGAATACAGAGAATACTGCATTAGTAAAAAAGGAGTAACCGAATCTTTTCCTTTCGGAAAACTTCCTGATGTTTTAGTTTTTAAGGTATTAGGAAAAATGTTTACCGCTACAGATATAGCATCTTTTAAGGCGATAAGTGTAAAATGTGATCCCGATGATGTTGATACTCTTCGAAAAACCTATACCGCCGTAGCACCTCCATCCTATATGAGTAAAAAACACTGGAATAAAATACTAATGGATCACTCTATTCCTGATACGCTAATCAAACAATGGATAGATGATTCTTATAATCTGGTAATCAAAAAATTACCTGTTCGGGATCGAGATAAGCTAAAAGAATAG
- a CDS encoding DUF72 domain-containing protein, whose amino-acid sequence MQFGKVDHPELIDYILPQDHEGTASVLKKTSAEKFSVYVGCAKWNRQDLKGFYPRGTRDELEYYSRQFNSIELNATFYRIFPEDQFKKWYDKTPEGFKFFPKLVQNISHLKRLNEGVQPYVDEYLSHVIHLKEKLGTIFLQLHGNFAPKNFDRVIRFIEKWPKEIRLAVEFRHTNWFNDITVADELYSLLENNNISNIITDTAGRRDLLHMRLTNDEAFVRYVGANHETDYTRLDDWVKRLSIWKDKGINHIHFFVHQNLEVESPLLSKYFIKELNDQIGTQLVLPNHLSDDLKLF is encoded by the coding sequence ATGCAATTTGGCAAAGTAGACCATCCCGAACTTATTGATTATATATTACCACAAGATCATGAGGGTACAGCAAGCGTTTTAAAGAAAACTTCTGCAGAAAAATTTTCTGTATATGTAGGTTGTGCTAAATGGAATAGACAAGATTTAAAAGGATTTTATCCCAGAGGAACCAGGGATGAACTGGAATATTATTCACGACAGTTTAATAGTATTGAATTGAACGCCACATTTTATAGGATTTTTCCAGAAGATCAATTTAAAAAATGGTACGATAAAACTCCAGAAGGATTTAAATTTTTCCCAAAACTTGTACAAAATATTTCTCACCTAAAAAGATTAAATGAAGGTGTACAGCCATATGTTGATGAATACTTATCTCATGTAATTCACTTAAAAGAAAAGTTAGGAACTATATTTTTACAGCTACATGGTAATTTTGCTCCTAAAAATTTTGATAGAGTTATTCGATTTATAGAAAAATGGCCTAAAGAAATACGACTAGCGGTAGAATTTAGACACACAAATTGGTTTAATGATATAACGGTTGCTGATGAATTATATAGCCTTCTTGAAAATAACAATATATCAAATATCATTACAGATACTGCAGGTAGAAGAGATTTACTTCATATGCGTCTAACCAATGATGAAGCTTTTGTGAGATATGTTGGAGCAAATCATGAAACAGATTATACAAGACTAGATGATTGGGTAAAGAGGCTTTCTATCTGGAAAGACAAAGGAATTAATCATATACATTTTTTTGTACATCAGAATTTGGAAGTAGAATCACCTTTACTTTCTAAATACTTTATTAAAGAATTGAATGATCAGATAGGAACACAATTGGTGCTACCAAATCATTTATCAGACGATCTCAAATTATTTTAG
- a CDS encoding S-adenosyl-l-methionine hydroxide adenosyltransferase family protein, which produces MPIITLTTDFGIKDHFVSAVKGAIYTELPDAKVVDISHEISPFHITEAAYIIQNAYKSFPKGSIHIIGIDSEPNPENKHIAVKLDDHYFICANNGLVSLITSEFNPEKIVEINIHDAIVSNFPVLDVFVAVACHIARGGTLEVIGKTISEIKTIKGITPIVNLGDKQIVGSIIYIDNYGNLVTNITRKLFDEIGKGRKFKITARTAVFENVYNRYSDAINFDIEKSKREEDGKKLAVFNSSGYLELAIYKSNPKTVGGASSLFGLYYRDTVSISFE; this is translated from the coding sequence ATGCCAATAATCACCTTAACTACAGATTTCGGAATCAAGGATCATTTTGTATCTGCGGTTAAAGGGGCTATTTATACAGAATTGCCAGATGCCAAAGTTGTTGATATATCTCATGAGATCTCACCTTTTCATATAACAGAAGCTGCATATATCATACAAAATGCTTATAAAAGTTTTCCAAAAGGAAGTATTCATATTATAGGAATCGATAGTGAACCTAATCCAGAAAATAAACATATTGCTGTAAAACTAGATGATCATTATTTTATATGTGCTAATAATGGACTGGTAAGTTTAATTACATCAGAATTTAATCCAGAGAAGATTGTAGAAATAAATATTCATGATGCCATTGTTTCTAATTTTCCTGTGTTAGATGTTTTTGTGGCTGTGGCCTGTCATATTGCTAGAGGTGGTACACTAGAAGTTATTGGAAAAACAATCTCAGAAATTAAAACAATAAAAGGAATTACCCCTATTGTAAATCTTGGAGATAAGCAGATCGTGGGAAGTATTATTTATATCGATAATTATGGTAATTTGGTTACTAACATTACACGTAAGCTATTTGATGAGATTGGTAAAGGACGTAAATTTAAAATCACAGCACGTACAGCGGTATTTGAAAATGTATACAATAGATATAGTGATGCTATCAATTTTGATATTGAAAAAAGTAAACGCGAAGAAGATGGTAAAAAATTAGCTGTCTTTAACTCTTCGGGGTACTTAGAACTAGCTATCTATAAGAGTAACCCTAAAACTGTAGGAGGAGCCTCCAGTCTCTTTGGATTATATTACAGGGATACGGTAAGCATTAGTTTTGAATAA
- a CDS encoding putative quinol monooxygenase: MIIRIVKMGFLPDQIDAFLENFEQNKEKIRNFEGCSHLKLLRDTHQTNQFFTYSHWESEEHLNNYRNSALFKGVWANTKNKFSQRPEAWSVIEA; encoded by the coding sequence ATGATAATACGAATCGTAAAAATGGGATTCTTACCCGATCAAATTGATGCCTTTTTAGAAAACTTTGAGCAGAATAAAGAGAAGATCAGAAATTTTGAAGGATGTAGTCATCTCAAGTTATTAAGAGACACCCATCAAACTAATCAATTTTTCACCTATAGTCATTGGGAATCTGAAGAGCATCTCAATAACTATAGAAACTCTGCGTTATTCAAAGGAGTTTGGGCAAATACCAAAAATAAGTTTAGTCAAAGACCAGAAGCATGGAGTGTAATCGAGGCATAA
- a CDS encoding glyoxalase codes for MENRESNLLAIRPQLLNARVSENMSNDEQFQNKTIRPIIKLQGDLLIEVFKNYIKKRKNTFYELSLEKRFDFIENAIQKDMKFRNSLKGMIIGQFTVEEYQVYMENSSALNKRMMSIVKERLQDNIQLLEYKVA; via the coding sequence ATGGAAAACAGGGAATCAAATTTATTGGCAATACGACCACAGTTATTAAATGCAAGAGTTTCTGAAAACATGTCTAATGATGAACAATTTCAGAACAAAACAATTAGACCTATCATAAAATTACAAGGAGATTTGTTGATTGAAGTATTTAAAAACTATATCAAAAAAAGAAAGAATACTTTCTACGAATTATCCTTAGAAAAACGTTTTGATTTTATTGAGAATGCTATCCAAAAGGATATGAAATTCAGGAATAGTTTAAAAGGAATGATTATAGGTCAATTTACTGTAGAAGAATACCAGGTCTATATGGAAAATTCTTCTGCATTAAACAAACGAATGATGAGTATCGTAAAAGAGCGCCTACAAGATAATATACAATTGTTAGAGTATAAGGTAGCATAA
- a CDS encoding PhoH family protein: MNELIIELTEINPREFFGLQNSNIQLLKKYFPKLKIVARGSKIKVYGDDDMLKEFDMRLNMLLEHFGKYNKLDENAIERVLTSVSKADYETSPNSGETLVHGVGGKLIKAQTANQRKLVETCKKNDMVFAIGPAGTGKTYTSVALAIKALKEKEVRRIILTRPAVEAGENLGFLPGDLKEKLDPYMQPLYDALRDMIPSEKLDSYIEKGVIQIAPMAFMRGRTLDNAFVILDEAQNTTHAQMKMFLTRMGKNAKFIITGDPGQIDLPRRVTSGLKEALLVLKNTQGIGMIYLDDKDVIRHKLVKKVIAAYKEIEHRNG, from the coding sequence TTGAACGAACTTATTATAGAACTTACAGAAATCAATCCGAGAGAGTTTTTCGGACTTCAGAATAGCAATATTCAATTACTAAAAAAATACTTCCCTAAGTTAAAAATTGTTGCAAGAGGTAGTAAGATAAAAGTGTATGGAGATGATGACATGCTCAAAGAGTTTGATATGCGTCTTAATATGCTTCTTGAGCATTTTGGTAAATACAATAAGCTGGATGAAAATGCAATAGAACGTGTACTTACCAGTGTGAGTAAGGCAGATTATGAAACATCACCCAACAGTGGAGAAACTTTAGTGCATGGTGTAGGAGGTAAACTGATTAAGGCCCAGACGGCTAATCAACGTAAACTCGTAGAGACTTGTAAAAAAAACGATATGGTTTTTGCTATTGGCCCAGCAGGTACCGGAAAAACGTATACCAGTGTTGCACTTGCTATTAAGGCACTTAAAGAAAAAGAGGTGAGACGTATTATTCTTACACGTCCTGCAGTAGAAGCTGGAGAAAACCTTGGATTCTTACCAGGAGATCTTAAAGAAAAACTGGATCCGTATATGCAGCCTCTGTATGATGCTTTACGGGATATGATACCTAGTGAAAAACTAGATAGTTATATTGAAAAAGGAGTTATCCAAATTGCACCAATGGCATTTATGAGAGGTAGAACACTGGATAATGCCTTTGTAATCCTTGATGAAGCGCAAAATACAACACATGCGCAGATGAAAATGTTCCTGACACGTATGGGGAAAAATGCTAAGTTTATTATTACGGGAGATCCCGGACAGATAGATTTACCAAGAAGGGTTACTTCTGGACTTAAAGAAGCTCTACTAGTGCTTAAAAACACACAAGGGATAGGTATGATTTACCTGGATGACAAAGATGTGATTCGTCATAAATTGGTAAAAAAGGTAATTGCAGCTTATAAAGAGATAGAACATAGAAATGGATAA
- the gldG gene encoding gliding motility-associated ABC transporter substrate-binding protein GldG, with product MFALIRKEINTFFSSAVGYLVIAIFLILNGLFLWVFKGEFNILDSGFADLAPFFQIAPWILLFLIPAVTMRSFAEEKKQGTLEVLITKPIKNWQLVLGKYLGSLSLILIALIPSLLYIITIYQLGNPIGSLDIGSTMGSYIALLLLAAAYTAMGVFSSSITNNQIVAFLISLFLCFIFYFGFSGLANYNLPGAIHTFLEQLGMQLHYERMSQGILDTRDIFYFLSSILLFVVLTIIVLKKGATKQKIKPIGITLISTIILFLIGNSLYNRFDLTQDGRFTLSEATKNLVKEATAPVVIDVLLEGDFPSEFRRLQSETKQILEEFNTINPNIQHIFTNPLEEEEIRAQTITELQKFGLTPMEVSVQENGKTEIETVVPWAILSYQNRSVKISLIKNTIGATSEERVNSSIQQLEYAFADGLTKLLHPKKHKIAVLKGNGQLPDIKIADFIKTLQDYYFVGAFTLDSVSSNTTKTLQELQNFDMIINAKPTKAFSEKEKYVLDQFVMNGGKSLWLLESVTMEIDSLMNPEGSSVAIMQDLRLGDALFSYGVRVNPVLVNDLYSAPLVLASGQGSETQFTPYPWFYGSLTKSTSNHPIVKNTESVKFEFSNQIDTLKNSIKKTILLTSSDKSKIEGVPKEIRLENIIRKKPDIASYSEGPQNLAVLLEGSFKSTYEGRIKPHKIADHKDKSTSTKMIVIADGDIIKNQTRKGQPIELGFDPAMNLKYGNKEFLLNAVNYLLDDSGLIEVRSKETKISFLNVKKVVNSKIQWQIINILIPLLILIVFGFLFSFIRKKKYKKAV from the coding sequence ATGTTTGCATTAATACGAAAAGAAATCAACACCTTTTTCTCCTCTGCTGTAGGATATTTGGTGATTGCTATATTTTTAATCCTTAACGGACTTTTTTTATGGGTCTTTAAAGGGGAATTTAATATTCTAGATAGTGGGTTTGCTGATCTTGCGCCCTTTTTCCAGATTGCACCATGGATATTGCTATTTCTCATCCCTGCCGTAACCATGAGGAGTTTTGCAGAAGAAAAAAAACAAGGAACTTTGGAAGTATTGATTACAAAACCAATCAAAAACTGGCAATTGGTATTAGGAAAGTATCTGGGTAGCTTATCCTTAATCCTAATTGCTTTAATCCCCAGTCTTCTTTATATAATCACTATTTATCAATTAGGGAATCCTATAGGTAGCCTCGATATAGGAAGTACTATGGGCTCCTACATTGCACTATTATTACTTGCAGCAGCATATACCGCAATGGGGGTATTTTCTTCCTCAATTACCAACAATCAGATTGTTGCTTTCTTGATTTCGCTATTTCTATGTTTCATTTTCTATTTTGGTTTTAGCGGACTTGCAAATTATAACTTGCCAGGGGCAATACATACTTTCCTTGAACAACTAGGAATGCAATTGCATTACGAACGTATGAGTCAAGGTATTTTGGATACCAGAGATATCTTTTATTTTTTAAGTAGTATTCTTCTATTTGTAGTTCTTACCATTATCGTTCTTAAAAAAGGTGCTACAAAGCAAAAAATCAAACCTATTGGCATTACACTGATTTCTACCATTATTTTATTTTTGATCGGAAACTCATTATATAATCGTTTTGATCTTACTCAGGATGGTCGTTTTACACTTTCTGAAGCTACAAAAAACTTGGTAAAAGAAGCAACAGCTCCTGTTGTTATTGATGTACTACTAGAGGGAGATTTCCCTTCAGAGTTTAGACGTTTACAATCTGAAACCAAACAAATATTAGAAGAATTTAATACCATAAACCCTAATATTCAGCACATTTTCACCAATCCTTTAGAGGAAGAAGAAATACGGGCACAAACAATTACAGAACTACAAAAATTTGGCCTAACCCCAATGGAAGTTAGCGTACAGGAAAACGGAAAAACCGAAATTGAAACTGTAGTTCCCTGGGCGATCTTAAGCTATCAAAACCGAAGTGTAAAAATTTCTTTAATCAAAAATACTATTGGAGCCACTTCCGAAGAACGAGTAAACAGTTCTATTCAACAATTAGAATATGCTTTTGCAGATGGGTTAACCAAGTTACTACATCCTAAAAAGCACAAAATTGCAGTGCTTAAAGGAAATGGACAATTACCCGATATCAAAATTGCAGATTTCATTAAAACGTTGCAAGACTATTACTTTGTCGGAGCATTTACCTTGGATTCGGTATCTAGTAATACTACCAAAACATTACAAGAGTTGCAAAATTTTGATATGATTATCAATGCTAAGCCTACAAAAGCTTTTTCTGAAAAAGAAAAATATGTATTGGATCAATTTGTAATGAATGGAGGAAAATCATTATGGTTATTAGAATCTGTTACTATGGAAATCGATAGTTTAATGAATCCTGAAGGTTCTTCTGTTGCAATCATGCAAGATCTAAGATTAGGAGATGCTTTATTCTCTTATGGAGTAAGAGTTAATCCCGTTTTGGTGAATGATTTATATTCTGCCCCATTGGTATTAGCTTCTGGGCAAGGTAGTGAAACTCAATTCACCCCGTATCCATGGTTCTATGGATCACTAACCAAAAGTACCAGCAACCACCCTATTGTTAAAAATACAGAATCTGTAAAATTTGAATTTTCGAACCAGATTGATACCCTAAAAAACAGTATCAAAAAGACGATACTGCTCACAAGTTCTGATAAATCAAAAATAGAAGGGGTTCCCAAAGAAATACGATTAGAAAATATCATTAGAAAAAAACCAGATATTGCAAGTTATAGTGAAGGGCCTCAAAATCTAGCTGTACTACTTGAAGGGAGTTTTAAATCTACCTATGAAGGCAGAATAAAACCTCATAAAATTGCAGATCACAAAGATAAGAGTACCTCTACAAAAATGATCGTTATCGCTGATGGTGATATTATTAAAAACCAAACACGAAAAGGGCAACCAATAGAATTAGGTTTTGATCCTGCCATGAATTTAAAATACGGAAATAAAGAGTTTCTATTAAATGCAGTAAATTATCTGTTAGACGATTCTGGTCTTATCGAAGTTAGAAGTAAAGAAACCAAGATTTCATTTCTGAATGTCAAAAAAGTTGTTAACAGCAAAATCCAATGGCAAATTATCAATATTCTAATTCCATTACTTATCCTTATAGTTTTTGGGTTCTTATTTTCATTTATCAGAAAGAAAAAGTATAAAAAAGCTGTTTAA
- a CDS encoding response regulator: protein MNVLYVEDNKINAMVMDKMLSKNDSNVIIAENGSQALQVVKEEVLDLILVDINLGLNQMDGCELLQRFRKLDILKNIPVFAVTAYAMPGDEQRFINVGFDNYFSKPVNFDQLLSVISKIGTSLGKTKTT, encoded by the coding sequence ATGAATGTTCTCTACGTAGAAGATAATAAAATAAACGCAATGGTAATGGATAAAATGTTATCCAAAAATGATTCAAATGTTATCATTGCAGAAAATGGCTCGCAAGCACTTCAGGTTGTGAAAGAAGAAGTTCTGGATCTTATTTTGGTTGATATTAACCTAGGGCTTAATCAAATGGATGGCTGTGAGTTACTTCAAAGATTCCGTAAACTGGATATTCTCAAAAACATCCCTGTTTTTGCAGTAACTGCTTATGCAATGCCAGGTGATGAGCAACGTTTTATTAATGTTGGATTTGATAATTATTTCTCTAAACCAGTAAATTTTGACCAACTCTTATCAGTAATATCAAAAATAGGCACATCTTTAGGTAAAACAAAAACTACATAA
- a CDS encoding outer membrane lipoprotein-sorting protein yields the protein MNALKSITVALVLAISTSFYAQTADEIVNNYFENTGGKQNWEKLEGITMKGVMKMQGMEIPFEQVMMKDGRQSTTIELQGNKMIWAAYDGKVSWSRNQQTMEAEKSDNEATENMKKQMKDWPSPFLNYKEKGYAIELIGNETVDGTDTFKIKVTKDPITVNGQSQPNISHYYFDTENFVPIIIEEEIQEGPMKGQKIKMSISDYQEVEGLYFPFSQSSQFQSMDFKEFNLNPEVEATLFAFPEGK from the coding sequence ATGAATGCTTTAAAATCTATTACAGTAGCTCTTGTATTAGCTATCTCAACATCATTTTATGCACAAACAGCAGATGAAATAGTCAATAATTACTTCGAAAATACAGGAGGAAAACAAAATTGGGAAAAACTCGAGGGCATTACTATGAAAGGAGTAATGAAAATGCAGGGGATGGAAATTCCTTTTGAACAAGTTATGATGAAAGATGGGCGCCAGTCTACCACTATTGAATTACAAGGAAACAAGATGATCTGGGCAGCATATGACGGAAAAGTCTCATGGTCTAGAAATCAGCAAACTATGGAAGCTGAAAAAAGCGACAATGAAGCTACAGAAAATATGAAGAAGCAAATGAAAGATTGGCCTTCTCCATTTTTAAATTATAAAGAAAAAGGATATGCCATAGAACTTATAGGTAATGAAACTGTAGATGGAACCGATACCTTTAAAATAAAGGTAACCAAAGACCCTATTACGGTTAATGGTCAATCACAACCAAATATTTCTCATTACTATTTTGATACCGAAAATTTTGTACCTATTATAATTGAAGAAGAAATTCAGGAAGGTCCAATGAAAGGTCAGAAAATAAAAATGTCTATTAGCGATTACCAGGAAGTAGAAGGATTATACTTCCCTTTCTCACAAAGTAGTCAATTTCAAAGTATGGATTTTAAGGAGTTTAATCTCAATCCAGAAGTAGAAGCTACATTATTCGCTTTCCCAGAAGGAAAATAA
- a CDS encoding phosphoribosylaminoimidazolesuccinocarboxamide synthase, with protein sequence MNTIVDTNYNFPNQKSVYKGKVREVYSINDELLVMIATDRLSAFDVVMPRGIPFKGQILNQIATKMMKETEDLVPNWLIATPDPNVAVGHLCQPFKVEMVIRGYLSGHAAREYKAGKRVLCGVSMPDGMKENGKFPQPIITPSTKADNGEHDEDISREEILSKGIVSEEDYLILEDYTHKLFQRGTEIAAKRGLILVDTKYEFGKTKDGKIVLIDEIHTPDSSRYFYAEGYEERQQNGESQKQLSKEFVRQWLISNGFQGKEGQQIPEMTDEYINSVSERYIELYENITGVSFIKEDVSDIQGRIEENVLEYLSK encoded by the coding sequence ATGAATACAATTGTTGATACAAACTATAATTTTCCTAATCAAAAATCGGTATACAAGGGAAAAGTAAGAGAGGTATATAGTATAAATGATGAACTTTTAGTTATGATTGCAACTGATCGTTTATCTGCATTTGATGTAGTAATGCCAAGAGGAATTCCTTTTAAGGGGCAGATTCTTAATCAAATTGCAACCAAAATGATGAAAGAAACCGAAGATTTGGTGCCAAATTGGTTAATAGCGACTCCAGATCCAAATGTAGCTGTTGGACATCTGTGCCAACCTTTTAAAGTAGAGATGGTGATTAGAGGGTATCTTTCTGGTCATGCAGCTCGCGAATACAAAGCGGGTAAAAGAGTATTGTGCGGTGTATCTATGCCCGATGGTATGAAAGAGAATGGTAAATTTCCTCAGCCTATCATCACACCTTCTACCAAAGCAGATAATGGAGAGCACGATGAAGATATTTCTAGAGAAGAGATTTTGTCAAAAGGAATCGTTTCTGAAGAAGATTATCTTATTCTGGAGGATTATACACATAAACTTTTTCAAAGAGGAACAGAGATCGCTGCCAAAAGAGGGTTGATCCTTGTGGATACCAAATATGAGTTTGGGAAAACAAAAGATGGCAAAATTGTATTGATTGATGAAATACATACTCCGGATTCTTCTCGTTATTTCTATGCTGAAGGATATGAAGAACGACAACAGAATGGAGAATCACAAAAACAATTGTCTAAAGAATTTGTAAGACAATGGTTAATTAGTAATGGTTTTCAAGGTAAAGAAGGTCAACAGATTCCTGAAATGACAGATGAATATATTAATTCTGTCTCTGAGCGTTATATCGAATTATATGAAAATATAACAGGAGTATCTTTTATAAAAGAAGATGTCTCTGATATACAAGGAAGGATAGAAGAGAATGTATTAGAATATTTGAGCAAATAG
- a CDS encoding ABC transporter ATP-binding protein: protein MNHEALNIVLKTENLSIGYRTKKELNVIAADINLKLHEGELVGLVGANGIGKSTLLRTLSRVQPALHGKIMLSDIELQSYKSVELASQLSIVLTEQIASKNLTVQELVALGRQPYTNWVGKMADEDIEQIKKAIEVTHINDLVAKRCFELSDGQLQKALIARAIAQDTPFIMLDEPTTHLDVYHKAYILKLLKRLAFETRKTILFSTHEIDFAIQLCDKMIVMNEDGFEFGRPKELVQCRAFSSLFPEDLILFDSKSGRYKVRN, encoded by the coding sequence ATTAATCACGAAGCCCTAAATATCGTTCTTAAGACAGAAAATCTCTCTATTGGTTATCGTACCAAAAAAGAACTCAATGTTATTGCTGCTGATATCAATCTAAAATTACATGAAGGAGAACTGGTAGGATTAGTGGGTGCCAACGGGATCGGAAAATCTACTTTGCTACGCACACTGTCACGTGTACAGCCCGCTCTACATGGCAAAATCATGTTATCTGATATAGAGCTTCAATCATATAAATCTGTAGAATTGGCTTCTCAATTGAGCATTGTATTAACAGAACAAATTGCTTCAAAAAACCTTACTGTACAGGAATTAGTAGCCCTAGGCAGACAGCCTTATACCAACTGGGTTGGTAAAATGGCAGATGAAGATATAGAACAAATAAAAAAAGCAATTGAGGTAACCCATATCAATGATTTGGTGGCTAAAAGATGTTTTGAACTTAGTGACGGACAGTTACAAAAGGCGCTTATCGCTCGTGCTATTGCACAGGATACTCCTTTTATTATGCTTGATGAGCCTACAACTCATCTAGATGTATATCACAAAGCCTATATCCTGAAACTATTAAAACGCCTGGCCTTTGAGACCAGAAAAACTATTCTTTTTTCAACTCATGAAATCGATTTTGCCATACAGTTATGCGATAAAATGATTGTAATGAATGAAGATGGTTTCGAATTTGGAAGACCCAAAGAATTAGTACAATGTCGTGCATTTTCCTCTCTTTTCCCCGAAGACCTGATTCTTTTTGACTCAAAGTCAGGAAGATATAAAGTAAGAAACTAA
- a CDS encoding DEAD/DEAH box helicase, with protein MTFLELGVPKDLDKGLKEMGITVPTKIQEQAIPVLMSQRTDFIGKAQTGTGKTAAFGIPLLCQIDPSKIHVQALVLAPTRELGQQIAKQLFKFTKYTDKIFTESVYGGEKIERQLSRLKRPTHIIVATPGRLIDLINRKAVDISEIKTLVMDEADEMLSMGFKKDLTTILSKTKGNRNVWLFSATMPSSLNEIINSYVSKSAIQISIDKDDAVNKGIDHQFVVGDEVNKLDTLTYFLKTQKEGRGIIFTRTKAAARILHKQLKSKNYEVGLLEGEMTQKDRDKVMRAFRKKTLQLLVSTDVAARGIDVANLAFVVHYQLPDQIEYYTHRSGRTARAGKTGLSLALITKSEVQVLRELEKQLGIRFNQIR; from the coding sequence ATGACGTTTTTAGAGTTAGGAGTACCCAAAGATCTTGATAAAGGCCTTAAGGAAATGGGAATTACAGTTCCTACAAAGATTCAAGAACAGGCAATTCCTGTTTTAATGAGTCAGCGGACCGATTTTATTGGGAAAGCTCAAACTGGAACAGGAAAAACTGCAGCTTTTGGAATTCCATTGTTATGTCAAATCGACCCTTCTAAAATACATGTACAGGCTTTGGTTTTAGCTCCAACTCGCGAATTGGGTCAACAGATAGCGAAACAACTTTTTAAGTTCACGAAGTATACAGATAAGATTTTTACCGAATCGGTATATGGTGGTGAAAAAATTGAAAGACAGCTTTCGAGATTAAAAAGACCTACACATATCATTGTAGCAACCCCCGGTAGACTTATAGATTTAATTAATAGGAAAGCGGTTGATATTTCTGAGATCAAGACATTGGTCATGGATGAAGCGGATGAAATGTTAAGTATGGGGTTTAAGAAAGATCTTACCACAATTTTATCCAAAACTAAAGGAAATAGAAATGTTTGGCTTTTTTCTGCAACGATGCCATCTTCTCTCAACGAAATTATAAATTCTTATGTCAGTAAAAGCGCAATACAAATAAGTATTGATAAGGATGACGCTGTTAATAAAGGTATAGATCATCAATTTGTAGTAGGTGATGAGGTTAACAAATTAGATACGCTTACGTATTTTCTGAAAACGCAAAAAGAGGGTAGAGGAATTATTTTTACAAGAACTAAAGCTGCTGCCCGAATACTTCATAAACAACTGAAATCTAAAAATTATGAAGTAGGTCTCCTCGAAGGAGAAATGACACAGAAAGATAGGGATAAAGTAATGAGGGCTTTTAGAAAAAAAACACTACAATTGTTGGTTTCTACAGATGTTGCTGCAAGAGGTATTGATGTTGCTAACTTAGCTTTTGTTGTGCATTACCAATTACCGGATCAAATAGAATATTATACACATAGAAGTGGTAGAACTGCTAGAGCAGGAAAAACGGGGCTGTCTTTGGCTTTAATAACTAAATCAGAAGTGCAGGTTTTAAGAGAACTGGAAAAACAACTAGGAATACGATTTAATCAAATTAGATAG